One stretch of Amycolatopsis sp. NBC_00345 DNA includes these proteins:
- the phoA gene encoding alkaline phosphatase, which translates to MRTLFAGRRKWLTAGALGAVLVAAAGGTALATPGDAGVRAASAGDRTQEVRNAIQGGSARNVVLFIGDGMGQSEITSARNYSRGAAGRLAMDELPLTGDYTTYAVEKGNPAKPDYVTDSAASGTGWATGTKSYNGAISVDAYGNPVPTVLELAKRAGLRTGDVTTAEVQDATPAVLGSHVVSRDCKGPDETSKLCPANAKENGGAGSIAEQLVQTRPDVLLGGGAKYFAQNAKAGKFAGKPVLDQAKAAGYQVARTAADLAAAKPGKPLLGLFADGNLPVNWTGPLAKTGGTAPSRCTPNPDLPATQPKLADQTRKALQLLDDRRGDKGFFLQVEGASIDKQDHAADPCGQIGEVVDFDAAIAAGMAFARSHADTLVLVTADHGHTSQIIGNGTVSPGETATLVTNEGANMTLNYGTALAGQSMDHTGTQVRIAGYGPQAANIVGLTNQTDLFGTIKRALRLR; encoded by the coding sequence ATGAGAACGCTCTTCGCAGGCCGCCGCAAGTGGCTGACCGCGGGCGCGCTGGGCGCGGTGCTGGTCGCCGCCGCGGGCGGCACGGCCCTCGCGACGCCCGGGGACGCCGGCGTCCGGGCCGCCTCGGCCGGCGACCGCACCCAGGAGGTGCGGAACGCGATCCAGGGCGGCAGCGCGCGGAACGTGGTCCTGTTCATCGGCGACGGCATGGGCCAGTCCGAGATCACCTCGGCGCGCAACTACTCCCGCGGCGCGGCCGGGCGGCTGGCGATGGACGAGCTGCCGCTGACCGGCGACTACACCACTTACGCCGTGGAGAAGGGCAACCCGGCCAAGCCCGACTACGTCACCGACTCGGCGGCGTCGGGCACCGGCTGGGCCACCGGCACCAAGAGCTACAACGGCGCCATCTCGGTCGACGCGTACGGCAACCCCGTGCCGACGGTCCTGGAGCTGGCCAAGCGCGCCGGCCTGCGCACCGGTGACGTCACCACCGCCGAGGTCCAGGACGCCACCCCGGCCGTGCTCGGCTCGCACGTGGTCAGCCGCGACTGCAAGGGCCCGGACGAGACCAGCAAGCTCTGCCCGGCCAACGCCAAGGAGAACGGCGGCGCCGGCTCGATCGCCGAGCAGCTCGTGCAGACGCGTCCCGACGTCCTGCTCGGCGGCGGCGCGAAGTACTTCGCGCAGAACGCCAAGGCGGGCAAGTTCGCCGGCAAGCCGGTGCTGGACCAGGCCAAGGCCGCGGGCTACCAGGTCGCCCGCACCGCCGCCGACCTCGCCGCCGCGAAGCCCGGCAAGCCGCTGCTCGGCCTGTTCGCCGACGGCAACCTCCCGGTGAACTGGACCGGTCCGCTGGCCAAGACGGGCGGCACCGCGCCGTCGCGCTGCACCCCGAACCCGGACCTGCCGGCCACACAGCCGAAGCTCGCCGACCAGACCCGCAAGGCGTTGCAGCTGCTCGACGACCGCCGCGGCGACAAGGGCTTCTTCCTCCAGGTCGAGGGAGCCAGCATCGACAAGCAGGACCACGCGGCCGACCCGTGCGGCCAGATCGGCGAGGTGGTCGACTTCGACGCGGCGATCGCCGCCGGGATGGCCTTCGCCCGCAGCCACGCGGACACGCTGGTGCTGGTCACCGCCGACCACGGCCACACCAGCCAGATCATCGGCAACGGCACGGTCAGCCCCGGCGAGACCGCCACGCTGGTCACGAACGAGGGCGCGAACATGACCCTCAACTACGGCACCGCCCTGGCCGGGCAGTCCATGGACCACACCGGCACCCAGGTCCGCATCGCCGGTTACGGCCCGCAGGCGGCCAACATCGTCGGCCTGACCAACCAGACCGACCTGTTCGGCACCATCAAGCGGGCCCTGCGCCTGCGCTGA
- the rpe gene encoding ribulose-phosphate 3-epimerase, translated as MAERPLIAPSILSADFARLGEEIAAVAHPGETRADWVHVDVMDAHFVPNLTLGLPVVESLLKSTDVPVDCHLMIDDPDRWAIGYAEAGAYNVTVHVEAAADPVKLAKNLRAAGAKAGLSIKPGTPLEPHLETLKHYDTLLVMSVEPGFGGQSFMPDVLDKVRTARRLVDTGHLKLVLEIDGGINADTIEQAAEAGVDCFVAGSAVYGAQDPGKAVAALREQAARHRAG; from the coding sequence GTGGCCGAACGACCCCTCATCGCACCCAGCATCCTGTCCGCGGACTTCGCCCGTCTGGGCGAGGAGATCGCCGCCGTCGCGCACCCGGGGGAGACCCGCGCGGACTGGGTGCACGTGGACGTGATGGACGCGCACTTCGTGCCCAACCTGACGCTCGGCCTGCCCGTGGTGGAGTCACTGCTCAAGTCCACCGACGTGCCGGTGGACTGCCACCTGATGATCGACGACCCGGACCGCTGGGCGATCGGGTACGCCGAGGCCGGCGCCTACAACGTCACGGTGCACGTCGAGGCCGCCGCGGACCCGGTGAAGCTGGCGAAGAACCTGCGCGCGGCCGGGGCGAAGGCGGGCCTGTCGATCAAGCCGGGCACGCCGCTGGAGCCCCACCTCGAAACCCTGAAGCACTACGACACGCTGCTGGTGATGTCCGTGGAGCCGGGCTTCGGCGGGCAGTCGTTCATGCCGGACGTGCTGGACAAGGTGCGCACCGCGCGCCGCCTGGTCGACACCGGGCACCTCAAGCTGGTGCTGGAGATCGACGGCGGGATCAACGCCGACACCATCGAGCAGGCGGCCGAGGCCGGCGTCGACTGCTTCGTCGCCGGCTCCGCGGTCTACGGCGCGCAGGACCCGGGCAAGGCGGTCGCCGCGCTGCGCGAGCAGGCCGCCCGGCACCGGGCCGGCTGA
- a CDS encoding riboflavin synthase: MFTGIVEEVGEVTAVEQLTNAARLTVRGPLVTSDAGHGDSIAVSGVCLTVVTVSGGEFTVDVVNETLQRSSLAKVAVGDAVNLERATPAGGRLGGHIMQGHVDGTGVFLSRDEQGVTTFALPTGLARYVVEKGSIAVDGVSLTVAAITEDSFSVALIPTTLEVTTLGRRTAGDLVNLEVDVVAKYVEKLAIPHLAGRAHNDHVSGDGTKEQA, from the coding sequence GTGTTCACCGGCATAGTCGAGGAAGTCGGCGAGGTCACGGCGGTCGAGCAGCTGACGAACGCGGCGCGGCTCACGGTCCGCGGCCCGCTGGTCACCTCCGACGCGGGCCACGGCGACTCGATCGCCGTGAGCGGCGTCTGCCTGACCGTGGTCACCGTTTCGGGCGGCGAGTTCACCGTTGATGTGGTGAACGAGACACTGCAGCGCTCCAGCCTCGCGAAGGTGGCCGTGGGCGACGCCGTGAACCTCGAGCGCGCGACCCCCGCGGGCGGGCGGCTCGGCGGGCACATCATGCAGGGCCACGTCGACGGGACGGGCGTCTTCCTCTCCCGCGACGAACAGGGCGTGACCACGTTCGCCCTGCCCACGGGCCTGGCGCGGTATGTGGTCGAGAAGGGCTCGATCGCCGTCGACGGCGTTTCGCTGACCGTCGCGGCCATCACCGAGGACTCGTTCTCGGTCGCCCTGATCCCCACCACGCTGGAGGTCACCACCCTCGGCCGGCGGACCGCCGGCGACCTGGTGAACCTGGAAGTGGACGTGGTGGCGAAGTACGTGGAGAAGCTGGCCATCCCGCATCTGGCCGGCCGGGCGCACAATGACCACGTCAGCGGGGACGGTACGAAGGAGCAGGCGTGA
- a CDS encoding bifunctional 3,4-dihydroxy-2-butanone-4-phosphate synthase/GTP cyclohydrolase II — MFDADAIEAAIADIAAGRAVVVVDDEDRENEGDLIFAAEKATPELLAFMVRYTSGYVCVPLTEAEADRLDLPPMFHTNQDARGTAYSVTVDAAEGISTGISAVDRARTIRLLADPDSKATDFRRPGHVVPLRAKEGGVLRRPGHTEAAIDLARMAGLHPAGVLCEIVSQKDEGEMARRDELEVFAADHGLTIISIADLIAYRRRTEKQVERVAEARIPLAAGTFRAVGYDSLLDGIEHVAFVYGEVGDGEDILVRVHSECLTGDVFGSLRCDCGPQLEAALSAVAAEGRGVVLYIRGHEGRGIGLLHKLQAYQLQDDGADTVDANLALGVPADARDYGTGAQILCDLGVRSMRLLTNNPAKRVGLEGYGLRVTGRVALPISPNPENLRYLRTKRDRMGHDLAQLDHYEQVTAAGPDGEGESTR; from the coding sequence GTGTTCGACGCCGACGCGATCGAGGCGGCGATCGCCGACATCGCCGCGGGGCGCGCGGTGGTCGTGGTGGACGACGAGGACCGGGAGAACGAGGGCGACCTCATTTTCGCCGCGGAGAAGGCGACGCCGGAGCTGCTGGCGTTCATGGTGCGCTACACCTCCGGTTACGTCTGCGTGCCGTTGACCGAGGCCGAGGCGGACCGGCTGGACCTGCCGCCGATGTTCCACACGAACCAGGACGCCCGCGGCACCGCCTACAGCGTGACCGTGGACGCCGCCGAGGGCATCAGCACCGGCATCTCGGCCGTGGACCGGGCGCGGACCATCCGGCTGCTGGCCGACCCGGACTCCAAGGCCACGGACTTCCGCCGGCCCGGCCACGTCGTCCCGTTGCGGGCCAAGGAGGGCGGCGTGCTGCGCCGTCCCGGCCACACCGAGGCGGCGATCGACCTGGCCCGGATGGCCGGGCTGCACCCGGCCGGGGTGCTCTGCGAGATCGTGTCGCAGAAGGACGAGGGCGAAATGGCGCGGCGCGACGAGCTGGAGGTCTTCGCCGCCGACCACGGCCTCACGATCATCAGCATCGCCGACCTGATCGCCTACCGGCGCCGCACCGAGAAGCAGGTGGAGCGCGTCGCCGAGGCGCGGATCCCGCTCGCCGCGGGCACCTTCCGCGCGGTCGGTTACGACAGCCTGCTGGACGGCATCGAGCACGTCGCCTTCGTCTACGGCGAGGTCGGCGACGGCGAGGACATCCTGGTCCGCGTGCACTCCGAGTGCCTCACCGGCGACGTCTTCGGCTCGCTGCGCTGCGACTGCGGCCCGCAGCTGGAGGCCGCGCTGTCCGCGGTCGCCGCCGAGGGCCGCGGGGTGGTGCTCTACATCCGCGGGCACGAGGGCCGCGGCATCGGCCTGCTGCACAAGCTGCAGGCCTACCAGCTGCAGGACGACGGCGCGGACACCGTGGACGCGAACCTGGCGCTGGGCGTGCCCGCCGACGCCCGCGACTACGGCACGGGCGCGCAGATCCTCTGCGACCTGGGCGTCCGCTCGATGCGGCTGCTCACGAACAACCCGGCCAAGCGCGTCGGCCTGGAGGGCTACGGCCTGCGCGTGACCGGCCGCGTGGCGCTGCCGATCTCGCCGAACCCGGAGAACCTGCGGTACCTGCGCACCAAGCGCGACCGGATGGGGCACGACCTCGCGCAGCTGGACCACTACGAGCAGGTGACGGCAGCCGGGCCGGACGGGGAAGGGGAGAGCACGCGATGA
- the ribH gene encoding 6,7-dimethyl-8-ribityllumazine synthase: MSGEGRPDVELDLSDCKSLRLGIVATRWNAGITDVLLERALVAAKEADLEEEPTVVRVAGAVELPVAAQALARNHDAVVALGVVIRGGTPHFEYVCDAVTAGLTRVALDESTPVGNGVLTCDTEEQALARSGKPGSVEDKGYEAAVAALDTAHVLRGLRQPWTERGFV; the protein is encoded by the coding sequence ATGAGCGGGGAAGGACGTCCCGACGTCGAGCTGGACCTGAGCGACTGCAAGTCGCTGCGGCTGGGCATCGTGGCGACGCGGTGGAACGCGGGGATCACCGACGTGCTGCTGGAGCGCGCGCTGGTGGCGGCCAAGGAGGCCGACCTCGAGGAGGAGCCGACCGTGGTCCGCGTGGCCGGCGCCGTGGAGCTGCCGGTGGCGGCCCAGGCACTGGCGCGCAACCACGACGCGGTTGTCGCGCTGGGCGTGGTGATCCGCGGGGGCACCCCGCACTTCGAGTACGTCTGCGACGCGGTGACGGCCGGCCTCACGCGGGTGGCGCTGGACGAGAGCACCCCCGTCGGCAACGGCGTGCTGACCTGCGACACCGAAGAGCAGGCGCTGGCCCGGTCCGGAAAACCGGGCTCGGTGGAGGACAAGGGCTACGAGGCCGCCGTCGCGGCGCTCGACACCGCCCACGTGCTGCGCGGCCTGCGCCAGCCGTGGACCGAACGGGGATTCGTGTGA
- a CDS encoding PH domain-containing protein, producing MTEQQTETLVIRPRRTLIMCSVLAVLLLGVFIVVAVLLRNSHTGVVFEPADQAAMIGIGILLAAGTMLFALPRVRADAAGVEVRNVLATRQFAWTDVLSVSFPDGASWARFELPEDEYFSVMAVQAVDRDRAVAAVRALRRLHRAAHEAA from the coding sequence ATGACCGAGCAGCAGACGGAGACCCTGGTGATCCGCCCCCGGCGGACACTGATCATGTGCAGCGTGCTGGCGGTGCTGCTGCTGGGCGTGTTCATCGTGGTCGCGGTGCTGCTGCGCAATTCGCACACCGGCGTGGTGTTCGAGCCCGCCGACCAGGCCGCGATGATCGGCATCGGCATCCTGCTGGCGGCGGGCACCATGCTGTTCGCCCTGCCGCGGGTCCGCGCGGACGCGGCCGGCGTCGAGGTCCGCAACGTCCTCGCGACCCGCCAGTTCGCCTGGACGGACGTCCTGTCGGTCAGTTTCCCGGACGGCGCCTCCTGGGCCCGTTTCGAGCTGCCCGAGGACGAGTACTTCTCGGTGATGGCGGTGCAGGCCGTGGACCGCGACCGTGCGGTCGCCGCCGTGCGCGCGCTGCGCCGCCTGCACCGGGCGGCGCACGAGGCTGCTTGA
- a CDS encoding exodeoxyribonuclease III encodes MRIATWNVNSIVPRLPRVLDWLEHSAPDVLCLQELKGTTEAFPVEPVRELGYEVAAYGLGRWNGVAILSRIGLADVTRGLTGEPQFDGAAEARAIGATCGGVRVWSVYVPNGREPDNPHYAYKLEWLEALRQTVSAELSDAPFAVLGDFNVAPSDEDVWDITAFADSTHVTGPERTALERLRAVGLGDVFPRPQKYDHPFTYWDYRAGNFPNNRGMRIDLVYGNRAFTGAVADSYVDREARKGKGSSDHAPVVVDLSLPSPAA; translated from the coding sequence ATGCGCATCGCGACGTGGAATGTCAACTCGATCGTGCCGCGGCTGCCGCGCGTGCTCGACTGGCTGGAGCACTCGGCCCCCGACGTGCTGTGCCTGCAAGAACTTAAGGGCACCACCGAGGCCTTCCCCGTCGAACCGGTGCGGGAGCTGGGTTACGAGGTCGCCGCGTACGGCCTGGGCCGCTGGAACGGCGTGGCGATCCTCTCCCGGATCGGGCTGGCCGACGTGACCCGCGGCCTGACCGGCGAGCCGCAGTTCGACGGCGCCGCCGAGGCCCGCGCGATCGGCGCCACCTGCGGCGGCGTGCGGGTGTGGTCGGTGTACGTGCCCAACGGGCGTGAGCCGGACAACCCGCACTACGCGTACAAGCTGGAGTGGCTAGAGGCGCTGCGGCAGACCGTCTCGGCGGAGCTTTCGGACGCGCCCTTCGCCGTGCTGGGCGACTTCAACGTCGCGCCGTCGGACGAGGACGTCTGGGACATCACGGCATTCGCCGATTCGACCCACGTCACGGGGCCCGAGCGCACGGCGTTGGAACGGCTGCGCGCCGTGGGCCTCGGCGACGTCTTCCCGCGCCCGCAGAAGTACGACCACCCGTTCACCTACTGGGACTACCGAGCCGGGAACTTCCCCAACAACCGGGGAATGCGGATCGACCTGGTTTACGGCAACCGCGCGTTCACCGGCGCGGTGGCGGACTCCTATGTGGACCGTGAGGCCCGGAAGGGCAAGGGCTCCTCGGATCACGCGCCGGTGGTGGTGGACCTTTCACTGCCGTCCCCGGCGGCATAG
- a CDS encoding S1 family peptidase: MSRIRIAGAATAAAVALTLAGGAVAGAQTDIVGGGTAPTVSWGAQVYVNTPGRDFQGFNCSGTVIAPSWVMTAVHCLDEDGSGMFVRVGTNTLFGGTKIAVDQKKESPNGDIALLHLAQTTGAAPVTLGSADPANGSSNQLYGWGRTTPTGPPASALKVANVQVTGRSTDAYGGRAIQSVGVNGSAWKGDSGGPELSNGAQVGVASTVQNQSGTNTRGTNNYASVASSRSWIRTTAGV; the protein is encoded by the coding sequence TTGAGCAGAATCCGTATCGCCGGCGCAGCCACCGCCGCCGCCGTCGCGCTGACCCTCGCGGGCGGCGCTGTCGCCGGCGCCCAGACGGACATCGTCGGCGGCGGCACCGCTCCCACCGTCAGCTGGGGCGCGCAGGTGTACGTCAACACCCCCGGCCGCGACTTCCAGGGCTTCAACTGCTCCGGCACGGTCATCGCGCCGAGCTGGGTGATGACGGCCGTGCACTGCCTCGACGAGGACGGCAGCGGCATGTTCGTGCGGGTCGGCACCAACACCCTCTTCGGCGGCACGAAGATCGCCGTCGACCAGAAGAAGGAGTCGCCCAACGGCGACATCGCCCTCCTGCACCTCGCGCAGACCACCGGCGCCGCGCCGGTCACCCTCGGCAGCGCGGACCCGGCCAACGGCAGCTCCAACCAGCTCTACGGCTGGGGCCGCACCACGCCGACCGGACCGCCGGCGTCCGCGCTGAAGGTGGCGAACGTCCAGGTCACCGGCCGCTCCACGGACGCCTACGGCGGCCGCGCGATCCAGAGCGTCGGCGTCAACGGCTCGGCGTGGAAGGGCGACTCGGGCGGGCCCGAGCTGTCGAACGGCGCGCAGGTCGGCGTCGCGTCGACGGTGCAGAACCAGAGCGGCACGAACACCCGCGGCACCAACAACTACGCGAGCGTCGCGTCCAGCCGCTCGTGGATCCGGACCACGGCCGGAGTCTGA
- the uvrC gene encoding excinuclease ABC subunit UvrC, with protein sequence MADPTTYRPSPGSIPDAPGVYKFRDAAKRVIYVGKAKSLRSRLNSYFADLTGLHPRTRQMVTTAASVEWTVVSTEVEALQLEYNWIKEFDPRFNVRYRDDKSYPVLAVTMNEEYPRLHVYRGARKKGVRYFGPYAHAWAIRETLDLLLRVFPARTCSAGVFRRHGQIGRPCLLGYIDKCSAPCVGRVSADEHRGIVEDFCDFLAGRTDAMVRRLEREMAAASEELEFERAARLRDDLGALRRAMEKQAVVLGDGTDADVVAFAHDDLEAAVQVFHVRGGRVRGQRGWVIDKAEEMDVPALVDHFITQFYGEESERAERDDVNGGPVVPREVLVPELPADAEPLAEWLSGKRGSRVSLRVAQRGDKKALAETVARNAAEAFTQHKLRRAGDLTARSAALQELQDYLALDSAPLRIECIDISHIQGSDVVASLVVFEDGLARKSEYRRFALREAADEGDVASIAEVVRRRFHRYLKESAEEAADRDSAAGEGAEPPRPGIDPETGRPRKFAYPPNLLVVDGAGPQATAAAEVLSELGITDIAVVGLAKRLEEVWLPADPDPVILPRTSDALYLLQRLRDEAHRFAIRYHREKRSKRLQTSELDSVPGLGQARRTALIKHFGSVKKLKQARVEEIEAVPGFGRRTAEAVVAALAGETGATAPGGEQGS encoded by the coding sequence GTGGCTGACCCGACCACCTACCGTCCCTCGCCGGGGAGCATCCCGGACGCGCCCGGCGTGTACAAGTTCCGCGACGCCGCGAAGCGGGTCATCTACGTCGGCAAGGCCAAGAGCCTGCGCAGCCGGCTGAACTCCTACTTCGCCGACCTCACCGGCCTGCACCCGCGCACCCGGCAGATGGTGACCACCGCCGCGAGCGTCGAGTGGACCGTGGTCAGCACCGAGGTCGAGGCGCTCCAGCTGGAGTACAACTGGATCAAGGAGTTCGACCCGCGGTTCAACGTCCGCTACCGCGACGACAAGAGCTACCCCGTGCTCGCGGTGACGATGAACGAGGAGTACCCGCGGCTGCACGTCTACCGCGGCGCGCGCAAGAAGGGCGTCCGCTACTTCGGCCCGTACGCCCACGCGTGGGCCATCCGCGAGACGCTCGACCTGCTGCTGCGCGTGTTCCCGGCGCGCACCTGCTCGGCCGGGGTGTTCCGCCGCCACGGCCAGATCGGCCGGCCCTGCCTGCTCGGCTACATCGACAAGTGCTCGGCGCCGTGCGTCGGGCGCGTCTCGGCCGACGAGCACCGCGGGATCGTCGAAGACTTCTGCGACTTCCTGGCCGGCCGCACCGACGCGATGGTCCGGCGGCTGGAGCGGGAGATGGCGGCCGCGTCCGAGGAGCTGGAGTTCGAGCGCGCGGCCCGGCTGCGCGACGACCTCGGCGCGCTGCGCCGGGCCATGGAAAAGCAGGCGGTGGTGCTCGGCGACGGCACGGACGCCGACGTGGTCGCCTTCGCCCACGACGATCTCGAGGCCGCCGTCCAGGTCTTCCACGTCCGCGGCGGGCGGGTGCGCGGGCAGCGCGGCTGGGTGATCGACAAGGCCGAGGAGATGGACGTCCCGGCGCTGGTCGACCACTTCATCACGCAGTTCTACGGCGAGGAGTCCGAGCGCGCGGAGCGCGACGACGTGAACGGCGGGCCGGTGGTGCCGCGCGAGGTGCTGGTGCCGGAGCTGCCCGCGGACGCCGAGCCGCTCGCCGAATGGCTGTCCGGCAAGCGCGGCTCGCGGGTGAGCCTGCGCGTCGCCCAGCGCGGGGACAAGAAGGCGCTGGCGGAGACCGTGGCGCGCAACGCCGCCGAGGCGTTCACCCAGCACAAGCTGCGCCGCGCCGGCGACCTCACCGCGCGCTCGGCCGCGTTGCAGGAGCTGCAGGACTACCTGGCGCTCGACAGCGCGCCGCTGCGCATCGAGTGCATCGACATCAGCCACATCCAGGGCAGCGACGTGGTCGCGTCGCTGGTGGTGTTCGAGGACGGTCTCGCGCGCAAGTCCGAGTACCGCCGGTTCGCGCTGCGGGAGGCGGCCGACGAGGGCGACGTCGCGTCGATCGCCGAGGTGGTCCGCCGCCGGTTCCACCGCTACCTGAAGGAGAGCGCGGAGGAGGCGGCGGACCGCGACAGCGCGGCCGGCGAAGGGGCCGAGCCCCCGCGTCCCGGCATCGACCCGGAGACCGGCCGCCCGCGCAAGTTCGCCTACCCGCCGAACCTGCTGGTGGTCGACGGCGCGGGCCCGCAGGCCACCGCGGCCGCCGAAGTGCTCTCGGAGCTGGGCATCACCGACATCGCCGTGGTCGGCCTCGCGAAGCGGCTGGAGGAGGTCTGGCTGCCGGCCGACCCGGACCCGGTGATCCTGCCGCGCACGTCCGACGCGCTGTACCTGCTGCAGCGGCTGCGGGACGAGGCGCACCGGTTCGCCATCCGCTACCACCGCGAGAAGCGGTCCAAGCGCCTGCAGACGTCCGAATTGGACAGTGTGCCCGGGCTCGGGCAGGCTCGGCGCACCGCGCTGATCAAGCACTTCGGCTCGGTGAAGAAGCTCAAGCAGGCCAGGGTCGAAGAGATCGAGGCGGTGCCCGGCTTCGGCAGGCGCACCGCGGAGGCCGTGGTGGCGGCACTGGCCGGGGAGACCGGTGCCACCGCCCCGGGAGGGGAACAAGGGTCGTGA
- the rapZ gene encoding RNase adapter RapZ, producing the protein MSAQEDNRGTGMEVAVVSGLSGAGRSTAAKCLEDLGWFVVDNLPPELIATMVELGAQARGAITKVAVVMDVRSRAFTDDLASVIKDLDARGYKPRVLFLEATDAVLVRRFEAVRRGHPMQADGRLADGITAERRLLAPLREEADLVLDTSALSVHDLRAKIEDAFGSEASTQTRVTVLSFGYKYGLPMDSDLVMDVRFLPNPFWIPELREHTGLDGEVRNYVLSQEGAEEFLDRYHQLLRLIGAGYKREGKRYLTLAVGCTGGKHRSVAISEELAQRLSNEDGMAVKVVHRDLGRE; encoded by the coding sequence ATGAGTGCGCAAGAGGACAACCGGGGGACCGGGATGGAGGTCGCCGTCGTCAGCGGCCTGTCCGGGGCGGGGCGCTCCACCGCGGCGAAGTGCCTGGAGGACCTGGGCTGGTTCGTGGTCGACAACCTGCCGCCGGAGCTGATCGCCACCATGGTCGAGCTGGGCGCGCAGGCGCGCGGCGCGATCACCAAGGTGGCCGTGGTGATGGACGTGCGCTCGCGCGCGTTCACCGACGACCTGGCCTCGGTGATCAAGGACCTCGACGCGCGGGGCTACAAGCCGCGCGTGCTGTTCCTGGAGGCCACCGACGCGGTGCTGGTGCGCCGGTTCGAGGCGGTCCGCCGCGGCCACCCGATGCAGGCCGACGGCCGGCTCGCCGACGGCATCACCGCCGAGCGACGGCTGCTCGCGCCGCTGCGCGAGGAGGCCGATCTGGTCCTCGACACGTCCGCGCTGTCGGTGCACGACCTGCGCGCGAAGATCGAGGACGCGTTCGGCTCCGAGGCGAGCACGCAGACCCGCGTCACCGTGCTCTCGTTCGGCTACAAGTACGGTCTCCCGATGGACTCCGACCTGGTGATGGACGTGCGGTTCCTGCCGAACCCGTTCTGGATCCCGGAGCTGCGGGAGCACACCGGGCTCGACGGCGAGGTGCGCAACTACGTGCTGTCGCAGGAGGGCGCCGAGGAGTTCCTCGACCGCTACCACCAGCTGCTGCGCCTGATCGGCGCGGGCTACAAGCGCGAGGGCAAGCGGTACCTGACGCTCGCGGTGGGCTGCACCGGCGGCAAGCACCGCAGCGTGGCGATCTCCGAAGAGCTCGCCCAGCGACTGTCCAATGAGGACGGAATGGCCGTGAAGGTGGTGCACCGCGACCTTGGCCGCGAGTGA
- a CDS encoding gluconeogenesis factor YvcK family protein, producing the protein MRAVALGGGHGLHATLTALRRVTRKVTAVVTVADDGGSSGRLRRELGLLPPGDLRQAFAAFAAEDGGTLWAEVFQHRFGGDGALAGHAVGNLLLAGLFEVLGDPVAALDEACRLIGVSGRVLPMSPEPLEIEAEVSGLDSEDPDALRRIRGQVAVASTPGQVHRISLHPVGRLPRPPKGCPEAIEAVLGADVVFLGPGSWFTSVLPHVLVPDLYDALVRTTATKVVVLNLVPQPGETAGFSPERHLDVLFEHAPGLRVDAVIADRDSVPDPASLRRAARRLGGRAHLGAVADPVVEGRHDPDALARCMREALGLGGEHRG; encoded by the coding sequence GTGCGCGCTGTCGCGCTCGGCGGGGGACACGGCCTGCACGCGACGCTGACCGCGTTGCGGCGGGTCACCCGCAAGGTCACCGCCGTGGTGACCGTCGCCGACGACGGCGGGTCGTCCGGCCGCCTGCGCCGGGAACTCGGCCTGCTGCCGCCCGGCGACCTGCGGCAGGCGTTCGCGGCGTTCGCCGCCGAGGACGGCGGCACGCTGTGGGCCGAGGTGTTCCAGCACCGGTTCGGCGGTGACGGCGCGCTGGCCGGCCACGCGGTGGGCAACCTGCTGCTGGCGGGGCTGTTCGAGGTGCTCGGCGACCCGGTGGCGGCGCTGGATGAGGCGTGCCGGCTGATCGGCGTGTCCGGGCGCGTGCTGCCGATGTCGCCGGAGCCGCTGGAGATCGAAGCGGAGGTGAGCGGCCTCGACAGCGAGGACCCCGACGCGCTGCGCCGGATCCGCGGCCAGGTCGCGGTCGCGAGCACCCCGGGGCAGGTGCACCGGATCAGCCTGCACCCGGTCGGGCGCCTGCCGCGGCCGCCGAAGGGCTGCCCGGAGGCGATCGAGGCGGTGCTCGGCGCCGACGTCGTGTTCCTCGGCCCCGGCTCGTGGTTCACCAGCGTGCTGCCGCACGTACTGGTGCCGGACCTCTACGACGCGCTCGTGCGGACCACCGCGACGAAGGTCGTCGTGCTGAACCTTGTCCCCCAGCCGGGGGAAACTGCCGGGTTCTCGCCGGAGCGCCACCTCGACGTACTCTTCGAGCACGCGCCCGGTCTGCGGGTCGACGCCGTCATCGCGGACCGCGATTCGGTGCCGGACCCGGCAAGTCTGCGCCGCGCGGCCCGGCGGCTCGGCGGCCGGGCCCACCTGGGGGCGGTGGCCGACCCGGTGGTGGAGGGACGGCATGATCCTGATGCGCTCGCCCGGTGCATGAGAGAGGCTCTCGGTCTCGGTGGGGAGCACCGTGGGTGA